A region of the Sandaracinaceae bacterium genome:
GCCAGCCTTCACTGTGGTCTCGCGCGTTGCCATCTTCCCCGTCTTGCTGGCCGTCGCGCTCGTGGGGGCCGGCTGTGAGGAAGACCTGCCTGCCGGAGGAGACGACGCGTCGGTGACGTTGGACGGGTCCGCCCCCACGGACGGCGGCCTCCGCGACGAGGGGCCAGCCGAGGATCAAGGCTCACTGCCCGATGCCACTTCACCCACCGACACGAGCGTGACCGTGGACCACGGCGTGACCGCGGACCTGGGCACCGCCCAGGACCAAGGCGGCGGGACCGGCAGCGGCCTCGTCGAGCTGCTGGACGCGGACACCTGGGCCGAGATGTTCCCCAACCGGAACGCGCTCTACTCCCACGCCGCGCTGGTGGCGGCGGCCGAGTACTACCCCGCGTTCGCCAGCACCGGCACGCTCACCCAGCGCAGGCGCGAGCTGGCGGCCTTCTTGGCGAACATCGCGCACGAGACCACCGGCGGCTGGCCCACGGCCCCCGGCGGCGCGCAGGCGTGGGGCCTCTACTTCATCGAAGAGGTGGGCTGCGAGGGCGGCGCGTGCACCGGCTACTGCGACGCGGGCAACGTGACGTACCCGTGCGCAGCGGGGCGCACGTACCACGGACGCGGCCCCATCCAGCTGTCGTGGAACTACAACTACGGCCAGGTCGGCGCGGTGCTGGGCCTCGACCTGCTCAACAACCCGTCGCTCGTGACCTCCGACGGCGTGGTGGCCTTCCGCACCGCGCTCTGGTTCTGGATGACAGCGCAGTCGCCGAAGCCCTCCGCACACGCCGTGATGACGGGTGGCTGGACGCCCACGGCCGGGGACACCGCGGCGGGCCGCACGCCCGGCTTCGGCATGACCATCAACATCATCAACGGCGGGCTCGAGTGCCAGCAGCCCACCAACAACAAGGTGGAAGACCGCGTGGCCTTCTTCCAGCGCTTCACCACCATGCTGGGCACCACCACGGGCGACAACCTGCACTGCGACCAGATGCAGCACTACTGACAGCCCGCGAGAGGGCCAGCGGATCGCGGGCCAGAGCCCGTCAGGGCGTGCGCTGAGCAGCTCGCGCGAGCGCGCCCTCGATGGCTGCTCGCTCGCGGTGGAGCTGCCCCTGCGGGAAGCGCGCGTCATAGGCGTCTAGCGCCTGCCGTGCGCCCGCAGGTGACGTGGTGACCAGTGCGCGTGCCCGCGCCAGCATGCGAGTCTCGGCCACGAGTGGGTCCTCGGGGGGCTCCGGGGCGGTCTGTGGCACTGCGGGAACGCTCACGACGACTGGCGTGGTGGGGAGGACCACGGGGGGAGCGGCAGGCACGCTGGCAACCGCTCCGCGCGGCCGGGTGACCGCCCGGCTGGGCGGCTCAGCTGGGAGAGGGTCCTGGCGGGCATTCGCGGGCAGTTCGGGGCGCGTGTCCTCGAGCCGCGTGGGCGCGGAGGCAGGCGTCCCCGCTCGCGCCGTCCCGAGGGGCCGCCGCGAAGGAGGCTCCTCATCAGCGGGGGGCGCGATCCGCGGCGTGACCACCACGGCCCCCACGACCACGAGCACCACCGCCACCGTGGCGGCCGCCGCGGCAGGCGGGGACGCGAAGGCACCCAAGAACGCAGCCAGCAACGCGGCGCAGCGCGCCCGGAGCGCGTGCTTCCGAACCGCGCGGTCGAGCCGCGCCGAGCCCAGCCGGAGGCGCGAGTGCGCCGTGGCCACAGGACAGCCCACGGTCTCCGCCACCATCTCCATGGGCCAGCCCTCGAGCCGGTGCAGCAGCACCACGTCGCGCTGGGCTGGCGGCAGCTCGTCGAGCGCGCGGTGCACCAGCGAGCGCGCCTCGTGAGCATGCAGGCTTCGCTCCTGCGGCGGCGGTACGTGCACCTCGGGTGGCTCCGCCATGGGCGTCTCCACGCGCTGGTGCTTGCGCCGGAGGTTGCGGGCCACGTTCAAGGCCACGGTGTACAGCCAAGGGCGCGCGGAACGCTGCACATCGAAGGGCCCCGTGTGGCGCAGGGCCACCACGAACACGTCCTGCGCGGCGTCGTCCACGTCTGCCCCGGCGATGCCGAAGCGCAGCAAACAACGGCGCACGAACAGCTGGTGCTCACGGACGAAGGCGTCATCGACATGCCGGGACCCCTCGTGCGCGAGAGAGCGCAGAGAGGGGTCCCGGAGGTCACTCGTGGTGTGCGTCTGCCCGTGCGGCTGCACGCGTCAGCCTCCGAAGCCGTAGATGACGTGCACGAGCGACTCCGACTCGAGTTCGCGCGCCTTGGTGCCGAGCGCCACGTCCAACACTCCGTCGCCGTCCAGGTCACCCATGGCGCCGCCGAGCGACGTGAAGAGCGGCGAGTCCTGGGGCATGGCGTAGGAGAGCCCGGCGCGGTTCACCACTTCTTCCTCCATCGTGAGGTCGCCAGCGATCACGCCGAGCTCGGGCGTGATGAACGCGAAGGCGTCGATGCCCATCACGAACAGCTGCGTCCGATCCGCGCCTGCAGGGCGCGCAGCCACCGTCCACCTCGGATACTGCAGATCGAGGCGCAGCTCGCCGTGTCGCTGAGCGATGAGCGCTTCCTGAGCGTCGCGGCTCCCACCGGGCACGCAGTAGACGCCGCGACGAGTGCTGGGAGCGACATCACTGCCGGCCGTCGTCAGCAGCAGGTCCTCGGTCGCATCGCCACAGAAGTCGCCGATGACGGTGCGGGCCGCCCCATCGGGACCCAACGACTCCATGTCGGTGTGGAAGAACGCGGCTCCGAGGAGGTACACGCTCATGGTGCCCTCATCGCCAACCGTGATGTCGCCCTCGAAGGGGCCATAGAAGATGGCGATGCTGAGCGAGTTCCAGGACCACACCGAGTTCGGGTTCCGGCCGTCGGTCTGCGTCCAGAGCACGGCCACGTCGGACGCTCCATCGCCGTCGTGGTCCAGCACGCCGCGGACATCGAGGTAGGTGTCCTCGGGCGCCAGCAGACGGGCACGCGTCTCCCCCGTCTCGAGGTCGCGCACATGGATGACGGTGTTGCCTACGTCGACGAGGCGGTAGGGCTCGGTCAGGAACTCCTGGCCCGGGACCCCGTCGAGGTCCTGGAACTCGTGAGGGGAGTGCACCATGTACTCGGAGGTGAACCCATACGCGGGGGTGTGTTGAGCGACCGCCGTGAGCGGGTGGACGCCGGTCGGCAGCGACCCGCCCTTGACCACGTACACCCCCGTGTCGACTCCGTGAGGTCCCACCGACGACCGCACGGGCATCGGCCAGAAGTGCCGCGACGGCTCGGCGACCAGGTGCACGATGAGGTCCACGATCCCGTCACCGTCCAGGTCCTGGGCGGCCACACGCCCCACGAACTTCGCCTCCGGGATGGTCAGCGTGAGGTCCGCGTCGGCAGGGCCCAGCTGGCCCTCGAAGTGTCCTTCCCCGCCAAAGAAAACGAAGACGCCCACCGGAGGGAGGGTCACTTCCCCGTTCTCGAACTCGAAGTCGAAAGGCTGGGAGGCGTTGGTCCACACGATGAGGTCACCGGTGCCATCGTTGTTCACGTCGGCGATGGCCGTGCTCGAGTCGTAGGCAAACGCGCCCAGCGTGGTCTGCGGCAGGTCGATGGTGATCTGCCCTGAGGTCCCGACAACGGCGTCGTCGACGCAGCCCTGGATGAGCCCCGAGCACAGGAGACCGAATAGCGTGATGTTGGTTCTGGATGACATGTTGACCCTTTCCTCTCCCCTCGATCTGTTGGGACCCAGCCCGCGTCATCACGCTATTTGCGGGAGCCGCTCAATCTACCGCGCCGAGACGCACCATGAGCGCCAGGTCGAGGCGCACCCCCACCGCAGGGAGCTGGTGGATCACCAGCGCGACCCCACCCTGGTTCACGGAGAACGACGTGCGCGTCAGCGCCAACTCCAGCATGGCCGTGGTCACGAACCAGACGTGCCGCCCTAGCGCCAGCTCGCCCCCGAGCCCTGCCCCCACCCGCACGTGCGGCGCGCGGATGGTGGTGTTCGCCACGATGAGGTCCTCGGTGGTGGCGCGCAGCTGCCCCACCACGAGGTTGCCGCAGGGGCCAACGGCCGCCACCCGTGAGTTCAGGACGGCCCCGCACAGGGCGAGGCTGCCCGTCAGCGCGCGCAGCTCCATGCGCCCCTCGATGGCCGGCGTGCTGACCGCCTGGCCCAGCGAAGCCCGCGCGAGCGCCAACAGCCGACCGCGTCGAAACCCGACGACCAAGCTGCCGTCGGCGTAGGCGCTGGGCAAGACACGGAACACCCCACCTGCAGAGAGGCCCACGCTCCAGCGCTGCTCCCGGGCCTCTGCCACGCGCGCACGCTGCTCGGCCACGGCACCGTCCAGGATCAACGCCGACACCAGCACCAGCGTCTCGTCCAGGTCGCGGCAGTCTGGCGAGTGGCTCACGAGGTCCCGCCGGGTGAGCTGCGTCCCGGCTTCGTCGAAGACCACCAGGGTCAGCTTGAACGCGCCCTCCTCGAGGCGGATGTCCACGCGCAGCTCGAGGGCGCCCCGGGACGTGGTGGTGAGCGCTTCGTGCACGCGCCCCGTGAGCGTCTCGCGGTCCACGCAGTGGCTCACGTCATCCCCCGTGGAGAGCAGCACACGGTGAGCGCTGGCCGCCTGCGGGATCCCCACCATGGCCACGCAGAACGCCACACAGGCCGCAAGCCTGACGCAGGACGTGGAGGCTCCTTGCAGCGTCATCGCACAGGAGGTTAGCAGCCCGTCAGCGAACGGCTCGCCCCTATCGCGCCGCGGCCTCAGCTCCCGGTGAGCGCCACCGTGAACGCGAACGTGAACTGCGCCGCGTAGTAGAGCGGCAGGCCCCACAGGCGGTTGCCGAAGCCTGCGTCCAGGAAGCGGTCGCGCGCCACCGAGATGTCGGAGCCGTAGAACGCCAGCGCGCCGACGGGCACGGCCAGCAGCCCGTTGACGCCGAAGTGGCCGAAAGCCAGCGCCACCATGAGCGCGATGATGCTCATGTAGGCCAGCACGGGGCCACGCATGGTGTCCTCCACGTGCTTCAGCACCCACGCGCCGATGATCAAGCTGAGCACCAGCATGATGACCACGCCGCCGGCGAACCAGAGCACGTCCACACCGCCCAAGACGAACGCCGCGGCAAACGCGATGTGTCCGAACAGGAAGCTGAGCAGGCCGCACAGAAACAGCGGGCGCGCGCGCCACATGAGGAACACGTCGCCGAAGAACGAGAAGACCAGCGCGGTGAAGATGGCCAGGTGGAAGGCGTGCCCGTAGACCTTGCCCGTGAGGGCCACGCCCAGGAAGCCGAGCGACGCCAGCGGCTTCGACAAGCGCACCTGCGTCCAACGGTCGTGCTTCTCACCGTGCAGCGTGACGGCGAGCGCGATGAGGGAGACCAACGTGAAGACGAGAGCCCACGAGGTGGGGCTCAAAGCCGGACCTCGCCGCGGCCGATGGCGGCCCAGAGCTCGGCGGTGAGAGGCACGTACGCGTCGTCGATCAACACGAAGAGCGGGTCCGCCACCTTGGCTGGGTCTGCGCCGTCGTGCTTCAGCTGGTTCTTCTGCACCTTGAACGTGCCCGTGAGCTCGAGCGCGCTCTGCACGCGCACGAAGCGCGGGCGCGCGTACGCCGGGAGCGACTCGGCCTCCTTGCGCAGGGCGGCGAGGTCCAGCTTCTTGCCCGGGTCCAGCACCACGGCCACCAAGCCGCAGGCGCCCTCTTGGCTGGGAACGCGCACGCCCACCACGGTGGCCTCGGCCACGTTCGGGGTCTGGGCCAGCACGTCCGCCACCTCGGCCGTGGACACGTTCTCGCCGCGCCAGCGGTACGTGTCGCCGATGCGGTCCACGAAGTAGTAGAAGCCCAGGTCGTCGCGGCGCAGCAGGTCCCCGGAGCGGAAGTACTCGTCGCCCGGCTCGAACACGTTGCGCAGCACCTTCTTGCTGGTGGCGGCCGCGTCCGTGTACCCGCGGAACTCGGTGGCCGGCGTCTTGATGGCGCCCAGCTTCACCAGCAGCTCGCCGGGCTCGTCAGCCGTGCTCTCCACACAGAAGCCCTGCGCGTCGCGCACGTGGTCGTCAGCCTCCACGTCGTACTTGGCGAGGCGCATCCAGCCCATGCCGCCGAAGGGCATGCGGCCCACCGAGCCGCGCTTGCCGCTGAAGTTCAGCAGGAAGCCGGGCGCCTCGGTGGCGGCGTAGAACTCGCGCACGTCGGCGATGCCGAAGCGCTCCTGGAACGGGCCCCACACGTCGGAGCGGAGTCCGTTGCCCACGGCCACGCGCAGCGTGTTGTCGCGCTCGTCCGGGTGCTCGGGCGTGTTCACCAGGTAGCGGCACAGCTCCCCGATGTAGATCATGGCCGTGGCCCGATAGCGCTTCACGTCGGACCAGAACTGCGTGGCGCTGAACGTGGCGCGCAGAGCCACCGGCACGCGCGCCATGATGCAGCCGCCGATGCCGATCATGAAGCCGTTGGCGTGATAGAGCGGCAGCACGCAGTAGAGCTTGTCGCCCGGCTGCCAGTCGAACATGAGCGGGCCGAAGCCGGCCGCCGCCGAGAGCGCGCGCCCGTGCGAGATGCGGCAGGGCTTGGGCATGCCGGTGGTGCCCGACGTGTAGATATAGATGAAGTCGTCGTCCACGCTGACCGGCGCGGGCGGAAACGGAGCCGCCGGCGCCTTGTCCAGCTCGGTCTCGAGCTCACCGCGGCCGAAGGTCATGACGCGCAGGGCGTGCAGGTCGTCGCGCTCGGCGACGGCGGCGGCGAGCGACGCCTCCACCAGCACCACGTTCGCCTTGCTGACCAGCAGCGCGTGCGAGAGCGGCCGCCCGCGCAGGTTGCTGTTGATCATGGCGGTGGTGGCGCCCACGCGCGTGCACCCCAGCACCAGCGCCACGTAGAGCGGCGAGTTGGTGCCCACCAGCGCCACCACGTCGCCCTTGCGGACCCCGAGGCCGCGCAGCACGTGGGCAATGCGTGACGTCAGCCGCTCGAGGGTGCGCCAGGTCAGCCGCTGGTCACCCATCTCGAGGGCCAGCTCGTGGCCGGCCTCGCGCGCGTTCTCCTGCAGCACCTCCAGCAGCGTGGTGCGGGTGCCGCGCTTCATCTGCACCAGCGTGGGCAGCGTCTTGCCGGCCAGGCGAGGCAAGAGCGAGAGCTCGGCGCGCACGGAGTCGCGCCACTCGGCGTGGGCGGCGTTCTGGGCGGCGCCTGTGATGACGTCCTTGAGGATCGCGAGGGGGGCCGGGCTGCGCTTCATGGTGCGGCAGGATACGCGATCCCGACGCCGAGGGCTGCTCCCGTCGCCAGGCCGGGCGCACAAGGATTCGGCCTTCTCCGTCATCTGGGTTACACTGCCTGCGGATGTGGGCCCCGGCGAATGACCCCGCCCGGCTTCACTCCCCGCGAAGTGGCACTACAGTACGGCTCGCACGAGGAAGACCGATGCCCACCTGGTCCGATGTTCAAGAGTACGCCCGCTCGAAGTACGAGCTCACCGAAGACACCGAAAACAGCTTCAAGCTGATCTTCGAGTATCAAAACGACCGCCTGCAGGCCGTCATCGTGTCCCGCTTCGAGGCCATGGGCCGCGAGTGGGTGGACTTTGCGTCCGCCTGCGCCAAGCGCGAGGACCTGGACCCGGAGGTGGCCCTCCAGCGCAACTTCGGCTTCGCCGTGGGCGGACTGTGCCTCGACAAGGGCGTCTACGTGGTGCGCTACAGCGTGCAGCTGGACACCATGGACATGGACGAGTTCGAGCTGCCGCTCCACGTGGTGGCCCGCACGGCAGACAAGCTGGAACAAGAGATCACCGGCAAGGACGAATTCTGATGGCCCAGCGCTTCCCCTTCAGTGGCATTCCCTCCGGCTGGTACATGGTCGGGACCAGCAGCGAGCTGCGCCCGGGCACCGTGCTCACCCGCAAGTACTTCGGCACCGAGCTGGTGCTCTACCGCACCGAGCAGGGTGTGTTCCGGGCCACGGACCCGTTCTGTCCGCACCTCGGCGCCCACCTGGGCCAGGGGTCGGTCTGCGGTGAAGAGCTGAAGTGCGCGTTCCACGGCTTCCGCTTCGACACCGACGGCAAGTGCACGGGCACGCCCTACCCCAGCGGCCGCGCGCCGCGCAAAGCCGACCTGCGGCTCTACCCCACGCGTGAGCTGAACGGCATGCTGCTGGCGTTCTACGACGCGCTCGGCCGTGAGCCCACGTGGGAGGTCCCCGACCTCGACATGGCCAACTTCCCGGACTTCCGCTGGAACGACTTCGAGCTCAACAGTCACCCTCAGGAGACCAGCGAGAACAGCGTGGACATCGGCCACTTCGCGGTGCTGCACGACTTCATGGACGCCGCCTCCACGGGCCCGCTAGAGCTGGACGGCCCGCTGCTGCGCTCGAAGTACACCATGAAGCGCCGGCTGGACTTCATCCCGGGCCTGCGCGAGCAGGGCGTGCGCGCCGACTTCAACGTCTTCGTGCACGGCCTCGGGTACTCGCTGGTCGTGGCGCGAGTGGAGCAGGTCAAGCTCGAGACCAAGTTCCTGATCATGTCCACGCCCATTCACGACTCGCGCATCCACCTGCGCGTGGGCGCGACCAACTCGAGCTACCCCATCCCGGGGCTCACGCGCCTGGCGCAGGCCATCTCGCTGCACTTCCTGACGCTCGAGGTCTCGTCCGACGTGCCCATCTGGGAGGCCAAGCGCTACGAGGCCAAGCCGGCGCTGGCGCAGGGCGACGGCGAGATCGCGGCCTACCGCCGCTGGGCCGAGCAGTTCTATCCGCCGCCCAACAGCAAGGTCATGCTGCCCGTCGCGTCCTGACCTGAGACGCCCGAAACGAACGCGAAGCCCGCTGAGCCTCTCACGCGCGCTTCGCGTTCAACGTTCCGTCGGGCCGGAAGCGCCCGCGGGCACGTGCAGGGTCCCGGGTGAATGGCTGCAAGTCGAGGCCATCGCGCTCGCCACGCAGAAGGCGGCAAGCGCCCGCATAGGCGATCATGGCGGCGTTGTCCGTGCACGAGGCGAGCTCGGGGATGTGCACCGTGACCCCCGCCGCGGCGCCCAGCTGCTGTGCGCGCGCCCGCAGGCCGCGGTTGGCGGCCACGCCCCCGCCCAGCACCAGGTGGCGCACCCCCTCGGCCTCGCAGGCGAAGAGGCTCTTGCGCACCAGCGTCTCCACCACCACGTGCTGGAACGACGCGCACAGGTCCGCGAGGGCCTGGCCCTCCGGCACACCGTCGCGCTCCACGCTGCGTGCGATGGCCGTCTTGAGGCCCGAGAAGCTGAACTCGAGCGAACTGCGCTGCGCCATGGGCATGGGCAGCGGGACGGCGTGCGGGTCTCCGGTCGCCGCGAGCCGGTCCACCAGGGGCCCCCCGGGATAGCCCAGGCCCAAGAGCTTCGCGCACTTGTCGAAGGCCTCGCCGGCCGCGTCGTCGCGCGTCTGGCCGAGCAGCGTGGTGTCCATGGGCGCGTCCACGCGGTAGAGCGCCGTGTGCCCACCGCTGGCCAAGAGGGCCACGAAGGGGAACGGGGGCGCTTCGGGGTGCGGGCCGTGGCCGCGCCGCAGGTACACCGCCAGCAAGTGCCCATCCAGGTGGTTCACGCCCACGAAGGGCTTCTGCGTGTCGAAGGCCAGCGCCTTGGCGAGCTGGATGCCCACCAACAGCGCCCCCGAGAGGCCGGGCCCGTGCGTGA
Encoded here:
- a CDS encoding lysoplasmalogenase translates to MSPTSWALVFTLVSLIALAVTLHGEKHDRWTQVRLSKPLASLGFLGVALTGKVYGHAFHLAIFTALVFSFFGDVFLMWRARPLFLCGLLSFLFGHIAFAAAFVLGGVDVLWFAGGVVIMLVLSLIIGAWVLKHVEDTMRGPVLAYMSIIALMVALAFGHFGVNGLLAVPVGALAFYGSDISVARDRFLDAGFGNRLWGLPLYYAAQFTFAFTVALTGS
- a CDS encoding long-chain-acyl-CoA synthetase; translated protein: MKRSPAPLAILKDVITGAAQNAAHAEWRDSVRAELSLLPRLAGKTLPTLVQMKRGTRTTLLEVLQENAREAGHELALEMGDQRLTWRTLERLTSRIAHVLRGLGVRKGDVVALVGTNSPLYVALVLGCTRVGATTAMINSNLRGRPLSHALLVSKANVVLVEASLAAAVAERDDLHALRVMTFGRGELETELDKAPAAPFPPAPVSVDDDFIYIYTSGTTGMPKPCRISHGRALSAAAGFGPLMFDWQPGDKLYCVLPLYHANGFMIGIGGCIMARVPVALRATFSATQFWSDVKRYRATAMIYIGELCRYLVNTPEHPDERDNTLRVAVGNGLRSDVWGPFQERFGIADVREFYAATEAPGFLLNFSGKRGSVGRMPFGGMGWMRLAKYDVEADDHVRDAQGFCVESTADEPGELLVKLGAIKTPATEFRGYTDAAATSKKVLRNVFEPGDEYFRSGDLLRRDDLGFYYFVDRIGDTYRWRGENVSTAEVADVLAQTPNVAEATVVGVRVPSQEGACGLVAVVLDPGKKLDLAALRKEAESLPAYARPRFVRVQSALELTGTFKVQKNQLKHDGADPAKVADPLFVLIDDAYVPLTAELWAAIGRGEVRL
- a CDS encoding sigma-70 family RNA polymerase sigma factor, with amino-acid sequence MQPHGQTHTTSDLRDPSLRSLAHEGSRHVDDAFVREHQLFVRRCLLRFGIAGADVDDAAQDVFVVALRHTGPFDVQRSARPWLYTVALNVARNLRRKHQRVETPMAEPPEVHVPPPQERSLHAHEARSLVHRALDELPPAQRDVVLLHRLEGWPMEMVAETVGCPVATAHSRLRLGSARLDRAVRKHALRARCAALLAAFLGAFASPPAAAAATVAVVLVVVGAVVVTPRIAPPADEEPPSRRPLGTARAGTPASAPTRLEDTRPELPANARQDPLPAEPPSRAVTRPRGAVASVPAAPPVVLPTTPVVVSVPAVPQTAPEPPEDPLVAETRMLARARALVTTSPAGARQALDAYDARFPQGQLHRERAAIEGALARAAQRTP
- a CDS encoding Rieske (2Fe-2S) protein, producing the protein MAQRFPFSGIPSGWYMVGTSSELRPGTVLTRKYFGTELVLYRTEQGVFRATDPFCPHLGAHLGQGSVCGEELKCAFHGFRFDTDGKCTGTPYPSGRAPRKADLRLYPTRELNGMLLAFYDALGREPTWEVPDLDMANFPDFRWNDFELNSHPQETSENSVDIGHFAVLHDFMDAASTGPLELDGPLLRSKYTMKRRLDFIPGLREQGVRADFNVFVHGLGYSLVVARVEQVKLETKFLIMSTPIHDSRIHLRVGATNSSYPIPGLTRLAQAISLHFLTLEVSSDVPIWEAKRYEAKPALAQGDGEIAAYRRWAEQFYPPPNSKVMLPVAS
- the tsaD gene encoding tRNA (adenosine(37)-N6)-threonylcarbamoyltransferase complex transferase subunit TsaD is translated as MIVLGIESSCDETAAALVRDDGTVLSDVVASQIRLHAPYGGVVPELASRAHLQSIVPVVQQALAALPGGLESVDGIAVTHGPGLSGALLVGIQLAKALAFDTQKPFVGVNHLDGHLLAVYLRRGHGPHPEAPPFPFVALLASGGHTALYRVDAPMDTTLLGQTRDDAAGEAFDKCAKLLGLGYPGGPLVDRLAATGDPHAVPLPMPMAQRSSLEFSFSGLKTAIARSVERDGVPEGQALADLCASFQHVVVETLVRKSLFACEAEGVRHLVLGGGVAANRGLRARAQQLGAAAGVTVHIPELASCTDNAAMIAYAGACRLLRGERDGLDLQPFTRDPARARGRFRPDGTLNAKRA